A region from the Clavibacter sp. A6099 genome encodes:
- a CDS encoding FecCD family ABC transporter permease produces MGRARGEALSAAAQRVPFASAAAARVRALPHALRVVLLVVLGIVALALSVGVAVTLGPADVSLVNVRDILLNHAGLASIPVRVSEDAIVWQERLPRALVAAACGAGLGLCGVVLQSLLRNPLADPFVLGVSSGASTGAVLIGVLGFGGGAIGMSGGAFIGALVAFGFVLLLARFSSAGTAGVILAGVASTQLFSALTSLVVFAFADSDETRGITFWLLGSLEGMRWDEVGLSVSVVAIGAVVCLAYARSLDAFAFGEEVASSLGIHVGRTRTILLVVTALLTATLVSIAGAIGFVGLVLPHAARLLLGQRHARVVPATIVLGAVFMVWVDAFSRLAFAPTPLPVGVGTALVGVPVFMLLLMRNRGRA; encoded by the coding sequence GTGGGACGCGCGCGGGGGGAAGCTCTGAGCGCGGCGGCCCAGCGGGTGCCGTTCGCGTCCGCCGCCGCCGCACGGGTGCGCGCCCTCCCGCACGCGCTCCGCGTCGTGCTGCTGGTCGTGCTCGGGATCGTCGCGCTCGCGCTCTCCGTGGGCGTCGCCGTCACCCTCGGACCGGCCGACGTGTCACTCGTGAACGTGCGCGACATCCTGCTCAACCACGCCGGGCTCGCGAGCATCCCGGTGCGGGTCTCCGAGGACGCGATCGTCTGGCAGGAGCGCCTCCCGCGCGCGCTCGTCGCGGCGGCGTGCGGCGCGGGACTCGGCCTCTGCGGGGTCGTGCTGCAGTCGCTGCTGCGGAACCCGCTCGCGGATCCGTTCGTGCTCGGCGTCTCGTCCGGCGCCTCCACGGGCGCGGTGCTCATCGGCGTGCTCGGCTTCGGCGGCGGCGCGATCGGCATGTCCGGCGGCGCCTTCATCGGCGCGCTCGTGGCGTTCGGCTTCGTGCTCCTGCTCGCGCGGTTCTCGTCCGCGGGCACGGCCGGCGTGATCCTCGCTGGCGTCGCGAGCACGCAGCTGTTCTCCGCGCTCACCTCGCTCGTCGTGTTCGCGTTCGCCGACTCCGACGAGACGCGCGGCATCACGTTCTGGCTCCTCGGATCGCTCGAGGGCATGCGCTGGGACGAGGTCGGGCTCAGCGTCTCCGTGGTCGCGATCGGCGCGGTCGTCTGCCTCGCGTACGCCCGCTCGCTCGACGCCTTCGCGTTCGGGGAGGAGGTGGCGTCGTCGCTCGGGATCCACGTGGGCCGCACCCGCACGATCCTCCTGGTGGTCACCGCCCTCCTCACGGCGACGCTCGTGAGCATCGCGGGCGCCATCGGATTCGTCGGCCTGGTGCTCCCGCACGCGGCGCGCCTGCTCCTCGGCCAGCGGCACGCGCGCGTCGTGCCCGCCACGATCGTGCTCGGCGCCGTCTTCATGGTGTGGGTCGACGCGTTCTCGCGCCTCGCCTTCGCGCCGACGCCGCTGCCCGTGGGCGTCGGCACCGCGCTCGTCGGCGTGCCCGTCTTCATGCTGCTGCTGATGCGCAACCGGGGGCGCGCATGA
- a CDS encoding ABC transporter ATP-binding protein, giving the protein MTLEAHGVSWSRGGRIVVDDVTVEPAPGSTVGLLGPNGSGKSSLLKLLQGAAAPDSGRVTLDGDDLAGLRRRDVARRVATVTQHGETEVDIVVRDVVRLGRTPYRTLLGGDTAEDAAAIDRAIAHVGLEAKADRAWRTLSGGERQRAHIARALAQEPRELLLDEPTNHLDIRHQLELLALVRDLPVTTVIALHDLNLAAMFCDAVLVLREGRVVAAGPPREVLTPELIADVYGVRAVVTHDAAAGCSRVLFDAAPL; this is encoded by the coding sequence ATGACGCTCGAGGCGCACGGCGTCAGCTGGTCGCGGGGCGGGCGGATCGTGGTGGACGACGTCACGGTGGAGCCGGCGCCCGGATCCACCGTGGGGCTGCTCGGGCCGAACGGGTCGGGCAAGTCGTCGCTGCTCAAGCTGCTGCAGGGTGCCGCCGCCCCGGACTCCGGCCGCGTGACGCTCGACGGCGACGACCTCGCGGGGCTCCGGCGCCGCGACGTCGCCCGCCGGGTCGCGACCGTCACCCAGCACGGCGAGACCGAGGTCGACATCGTGGTGCGCGACGTCGTGCGGCTCGGCCGCACGCCGTACCGCACGCTGCTCGGCGGCGACACGGCGGAGGATGCGGCGGCCATCGACCGCGCCATCGCGCACGTGGGGCTCGAGGCGAAGGCCGACCGCGCGTGGCGCACGCTCTCCGGAGGCGAGCGCCAGCGGGCGCACATCGCACGCGCCCTGGCGCAGGAGCCGCGCGAGCTGCTGCTCGACGAGCCGACCAACCACCTCGACATCCGCCACCAGCTGGAGCTGCTCGCGCTCGTGCGCGACCTGCCCGTGACCACGGTGATCGCGCTGCACGACCTCAACCTCGCGGCGATGTTCTGCGACGCCGTGCTGGTGCTGCGCGAGGGGCGCGTGGTGGCGGCCGGGCCGCCGCGGGAGGTGCTCACGCCGGAGCTCATCGCCGACGTCTACGGGGTGCGCGCGGTCGTGACGCACGACGCGGCGGCCGGCTGCTCGCGCGTGCTGTTCGACGCGGCGCCGCTCTAG
- a CDS encoding NAD-dependent epimerase/dehydratase family protein, translating to MATITITGGSGRIATSIRPLLVAAGHELRLLDVVAPPTPLASGETSAIVDTTDVDACTEAFRGSDLVVHLAAHAAERPWEAIQAVNNDGAHAVHEAVVRAGVPRILAASSIHAVGFLPATEAAREDVPAPRPDTFYGLSKVLLEGLGSLYADRHGHVVVSVRIMTAEPEPSQARSVSTWLSAGDAARLVEAVLRWDEPGHRIVWGVSRNTRRWVSLAAGEAIGYHPEDDAEVFAHRFPELGADTSPPAGVLLGSIFTEVELGSDMG from the coding sequence ATGGCCACGATCACGATCACGGGAGGATCCGGGCGCATCGCCACGAGCATCCGCCCCCTCCTCGTCGCAGCCGGGCACGAGCTGCGGCTGCTCGACGTGGTGGCGCCGCCGACGCCGCTCGCGTCGGGGGAGACCTCGGCCATCGTCGACACGACCGACGTCGACGCGTGCACGGAGGCGTTCCGCGGATCCGACCTCGTGGTGCACCTCGCGGCGCACGCGGCCGAGCGGCCGTGGGAGGCGATCCAGGCCGTGAACAACGACGGCGCCCATGCGGTGCACGAGGCGGTCGTGCGTGCGGGGGTGCCCCGGATCCTCGCGGCCAGCTCCATCCACGCCGTCGGCTTCCTCCCCGCGACCGAGGCCGCGCGCGAGGACGTGCCCGCGCCGCGCCCCGACACCTTCTACGGCCTGAGCAAGGTGCTGCTCGAGGGGCTCGGCAGCCTCTACGCCGACCGGCACGGGCACGTCGTGGTGAGCGTCCGGATCATGACGGCCGAGCCCGAGCCGTCGCAGGCCCGCAGCGTCTCGACCTGGCTCTCGGCGGGCGACGCGGCGCGGCTGGTGGAGGCCGTGCTGCGGTGGGACGAGCCCGGCCACCGCATCGTGTGGGGCGTCTCGCGGAACACCCGGCGCTGGGTGTCGCTCGCCGCGGGCGAGGCGATCGGCTACCACCCCGAGGACGACGCGGAGGTCTTCGCGCACCGCTTCCCGGAGCTCGGCGCGGACACGTCGCCGCCGGCGGGCGTGCTGCTCGGGTCGATCTTCACGGAGGTCGAGCTGGGATCCGACATGGGCTGA
- a CDS encoding phosphate/phosphite/phosphonate ABC transporter substrate-binding protein, with product MSLSPRTRIGALAASALVAALALSGCSAGGSDASAASADTSGTWAKTEGTLVFGATPDQAGSDSNNKPLEDYIAKETGLKVEYYPTADYTALIAAAVAGKIDLMSSGALQYVMASNKGAEIEPVAAALTSKDVTDPGYYSEAIVPKGSSITDLAGAKGKTVCFVDPNSTSGFLFGLYQLQKAGLDVTSTGSDANGNPQFADFTPYFAGAHDKSAQAVASGQCDVGFAEDSIVEPDAAAGKLTVIGKEYVPGGPLSISSALPADVKAKLTTALQGATLDAITASGVPLTDGFTKGYFGAQPEDVSYYKGIADLCDSIAAAKCAK from the coding sequence ATGTCCCTGTCCCCCCGCACCCGCATCGGAGCCCTCGCGGCGTCCGCGCTCGTCGCCGCCCTCGCGCTGTCCGGCTGCTCCGCCGGCGGCTCCGACGCGTCGGCCGCATCCGCCGACACCTCGGGAACCTGGGCCAAGACCGAGGGCACCCTCGTCTTCGGCGCCACGCCCGACCAGGCCGGCTCCGACTCGAACAACAAGCCGCTCGAGGACTACATCGCCAAGGAGACCGGGCTCAAGGTCGAGTACTACCCCACGGCCGACTACACCGCGCTCATCGCGGCCGCCGTCGCCGGCAAGATCGACCTGATGAGCTCGGGTGCCCTGCAGTACGTCATGGCCTCGAACAAGGGCGCCGAGATCGAGCCCGTCGCCGCGGCCCTCACCTCGAAGGACGTCACCGACCCCGGCTACTACTCCGAGGCGATCGTGCCGAAGGGCTCCTCGATCACCGACCTCGCGGGCGCCAAGGGCAAGACCGTCTGCTTCGTTGACCCGAACTCGACCTCCGGCTTCCTCTTCGGCCTGTACCAGCTGCAGAAGGCGGGCCTCGACGTCACGAGCACGGGCTCCGACGCCAACGGCAACCCGCAGTTCGCGGACTTCACGCCCTACTTCGCGGGCGCGCACGACAAGTCGGCGCAGGCCGTCGCATCGGGCCAGTGCGACGTCGGGTTCGCCGAGGACTCGATCGTCGAGCCCGATGCGGCCGCCGGCAAGCTGACCGTCATCGGCAAGGAGTACGTGCCCGGCGGGCCGCTCTCGATCTCGTCGGCTCTGCCGGCCGACGTCAAGGCGAAGCTCACCACGGCGCTCCAGGGCGCGACGCTCGACGCGATCACGGCCTCAGGCGTGCCGCTGACCGACGGCTTCACGAAGGGCTACTTCGGCGCCCAGCCGGAGGACGTCTCCTACTACAAGGGCATCGCGGACCTCTGCGACTCCATCGCCGCCGCCAAGTGCGCGAAGTGA
- the phnC gene encoding phosphonate ABC transporter ATP-binding protein: MTGTTTSPLVSVSGVTKDFGGTRALHDVDLTVERGEVVVLLGLSGSGKSTLLRHLDGLELPTAGSVRVFDQDVASLGQQDLRALRGRVAMIFQQFELVPSLTVLENVLTGALGRLSGPRLGIWTYPRAARTEALGHLDRVGLLEKAYERADQLSGGQQQRVAIARALMQRPEILLADEPVASLDPESSEQVMRLIREIAADDGLTVVCSLHQVDLALGWGDRIVGLRHGEVVLDTPTRGIGKAEVMEIYGRVASTTSALAAIATELGDVLPLDEPVGVRSVGAVGDQGLARGRRADGTR, translated from the coding sequence ATGACCGGCACCACGACCTCCCCGCTCGTCTCCGTCTCCGGCGTCACCAAGGACTTCGGCGGCACGCGGGCGCTCCACGACGTCGACCTGACAGTCGAGCGCGGGGAGGTCGTGGTGCTCCTCGGCCTGTCCGGCTCGGGCAAGTCGACCCTCCTCCGGCACCTGGACGGCCTCGAGCTGCCGACCGCGGGCAGCGTCCGCGTCTTCGACCAGGACGTCGCATCCCTCGGCCAGCAGGACCTCCGCGCCCTGCGCGGCCGGGTGGCGATGATCTTCCAGCAGTTCGAGCTCGTGCCCTCGCTGACCGTGCTCGAGAACGTGCTCACGGGCGCGCTCGGCCGCCTCAGTGGCCCGCGCCTCGGCATCTGGACCTACCCCCGAGCCGCGCGCACCGAGGCGCTCGGCCACCTCGACCGCGTGGGCCTGCTCGAGAAGGCCTACGAGCGGGCCGACCAGCTCTCCGGCGGCCAGCAGCAGCGCGTCGCGATCGCGCGGGCGCTCATGCAGCGGCCCGAGATCCTGCTCGCGGACGAGCCCGTCGCGAGCCTCGACCCCGAGTCCAGCGAGCAGGTGATGCGCCTCATCCGCGAGATCGCCGCCGACGACGGCCTCACGGTCGTGTGCAGCCTGCACCAGGTGGACCTCGCGCTCGGCTGGGGCGACCGCATCGTCGGGCTCCGGCACGGCGAGGTCGTGCTCGACACCCCCACGCGCGGCATCGGCAAGGCCGAGGTGATGGAGATCTACGGCCGCGTGGCGTCGACGACGTCCGCGCTCGCCGCCATCGCGACCGAGCTCGGCGACGTGCTGCCGCTCGACGAGCCCGTCGGGGTGCGCTCCGTCGGCGCGGTCGGCGACCAGGGCCTCGCCCGCGGCCGGCGCGCGGACGGCACCCGGTGA
- a CDS encoding PhnE/PtxC family ABC transporter permease has protein sequence MTAVAERPGEAPPGVRPGVDERAPRRRPDRQKALALVVVLAMVAFAIHALTTLDFTWSNVLRSVGNAAKVFSRMDPISFPAPGDLAYLIGLTLGIVVLGTLAAALVSVPVAYASARNTTPAPWLRGLGRTIGVVTRAVPDVLLALAFALAFALGSPLPGILAIGIHSIGMISKLFADAIEQVDEGPQRAIRTTGGTRAQEFWAGVFPQVLPSWIATVLHRFDINLRGSAILGYAGVGGLGYAMKVAFGQFPEGYGRGIGIAIVIFALCVLLEVVSSSIRRSALGVRPAGRGLGDRIVRRLTRDRALPERAGSAGTARAVTVESMQRRPWTPDRVRTVAWSALAVVVIVGGYLMADIDLGQITWEYVFPTFQSFWPPSTGSHTFGEFAEALLVTIQVAFAAALLSVVLALVVGSLAARNVAPSPAVRNAARTVLVVFRGVPELVLAILLIMITGLGNQAGVVALAFGGVGLLGKLIADSFEEVGAGPERALTAVGATRGQRFLAATWPQGLPSLVGNSLYLVDTNIRAATILGIVGGSGIGFHLTNASSVMTLHGQVTTLVAMVFVSVLAVEALAAWLRRVFR, from the coding sequence GTGACCGCTGTCGCCGAGCGCCCGGGCGAGGCCCCGCCCGGCGTCCGACCCGGCGTCGACGAGCGCGCGCCGCGCCGGCGGCCCGACCGGCAGAAGGCGCTCGCGCTGGTCGTGGTCCTCGCCATGGTCGCCTTCGCGATCCACGCGCTGACGACGCTCGACTTCACCTGGTCGAACGTCCTCCGCAGCGTCGGCAACGCCGCGAAGGTGTTCTCGCGCATGGACCCGATCAGCTTCCCGGCGCCCGGCGACCTCGCGTACCTCATCGGGCTGACCCTCGGGATCGTCGTGCTCGGCACGCTCGCGGCCGCGCTCGTCTCCGTGCCCGTCGCGTACGCGTCCGCGCGCAACACGACGCCGGCGCCGTGGCTGCGCGGCCTCGGCCGCACGATCGGCGTGGTGACGCGCGCGGTCCCCGACGTGCTGCTCGCCCTCGCGTTCGCGCTCGCCTTCGCCCTCGGGAGCCCGCTGCCCGGCATCCTCGCCATCGGGATCCACTCGATCGGCATGATCTCGAAGCTCTTCGCCGACGCCATCGAGCAGGTCGACGAGGGGCCGCAGCGCGCGATCCGCACCACGGGCGGCACGCGCGCGCAGGAGTTCTGGGCGGGCGTCTTCCCGCAGGTGCTGCCGTCGTGGATCGCCACGGTGCTGCACCGCTTCGACATCAACCTCCGCGGCTCCGCGATCCTCGGCTACGCCGGCGTGGGCGGGCTCGGCTACGCGATGAAGGTCGCGTTCGGGCAGTTCCCGGAGGGCTACGGCCGCGGGATCGGCATCGCGATCGTCATCTTCGCGCTGTGCGTGCTGCTGGAGGTCGTGTCGTCGTCCATCCGCCGCAGCGCCCTCGGGGTGCGGCCGGCCGGACGCGGGCTGGGCGACCGGATCGTGCGGCGCCTCACGCGGGACCGCGCCCTGCCCGAGCGGGCCGGGAGCGCCGGGACCGCGCGCGCCGTGACCGTCGAGTCGATGCAGCGGCGGCCGTGGACGCCCGACCGGGTGCGCACCGTCGCGTGGTCGGCGCTCGCCGTGGTGGTCATCGTGGGCGGCTACCTCATGGCCGACATCGACCTCGGCCAGATCACGTGGGAGTACGTCTTCCCCACCTTCCAGAGCTTCTGGCCGCCGAGCACCGGGTCGCACACGTTCGGCGAGTTCGCCGAGGCGCTGCTGGTGACGATCCAGGTGGCGTTCGCCGCGGCGCTGCTGTCGGTCGTGCTCGCGCTCGTCGTCGGATCCCTCGCCGCGCGCAACGTCGCGCCGAGCCCCGCCGTGCGGAACGCCGCGCGCACCGTGCTCGTCGTGTTCCGCGGGGTGCCCGAGCTGGTGCTCGCGATCCTGCTGATCATGATCACCGGGCTCGGCAACCAGGCGGGCGTCGTGGCGCTCGCGTTCGGCGGCGTCGGGCTCCTCGGCAAGCTCATCGCCGACTCCTTCGAGGAGGTGGGCGCCGGACCCGAGCGCGCCCTCACCGCGGTCGGCGCGACCCGCGGGCAGCGCTTCCTCGCGGCGACGTGGCCGCAGGGGCTGCCGTCGCTCGTCGGCAACTCGCTCTACCTCGTGGACACGAACATCCGGGCGGCCACGATCCTCGGCATCGTCGGCGGCAGCGGGATCGGGTTCCACCTGACGAACGCCTCCTCCGTGATGACGCTGCACGGGCAGGTGACGACGCTCGTGGCGATGGTCTTCGTGAGCGTGCTCGCGGTCGAGGCGCTCGCCGCCTGGCTGCGCCGCGTGTTCCGGTGA
- a CDS encoding oxidoreductase yields the protein MTADRPAVAVVGPGAIGTSVAAALHEAGVPVVLCGRNARDRLVLVADDATVVVPGPVRTDPAGISAPVDLVLLAVKATQVEAAAPWLAALCHAGTVVVVLQNGIEQVGDVAPHVPGCPVVPAVVWFPAEARGDGSVLLRGDPRLTLPDVPASRVAVDALAGGRCRVELAGDFRTVAWRKLVQNAVAGIMAATGRRAGVFLRDDVATLARAYARECLDVARAEGAVLDDDVADRIVDDFAAAPADQGTSILADREAGRPLEWEARNGVILRRARAHGLPTPIGDVLVPLLAAAGDGPG from the coding sequence GTGACGGCGGACCGACCCGCCGTCGCCGTCGTCGGGCCGGGCGCGATCGGCACGTCCGTCGCCGCGGCGCTGCACGAGGCGGGGGTGCCCGTCGTCCTCTGCGGGCGCAATGCGCGCGATCGGCTCGTGCTGGTCGCCGACGACGCGACCGTCGTGGTCCCGGGGCCCGTGCGGACGGATCCGGCGGGGATCAGCGCGCCCGTCGACCTGGTGCTCCTCGCCGTGAAGGCGACGCAGGTCGAGGCGGCGGCACCGTGGCTCGCCGCCCTGTGCCACGCGGGCACGGTGGTCGTGGTGCTGCAGAACGGGATCGAGCAGGTCGGGGACGTCGCGCCGCACGTCCCGGGCTGTCCCGTCGTGCCCGCGGTGGTGTGGTTCCCCGCGGAGGCGCGGGGCGATGGATCCGTGCTCCTCCGCGGCGACCCGCGCCTCACGCTGCCGGACGTGCCGGCCTCGCGCGTGGCCGTGGACGCGCTCGCCGGCGGGCGGTGCCGGGTCGAGCTCGCGGGCGACTTCCGGACCGTCGCCTGGCGGAAGCTCGTGCAGAACGCGGTCGCGGGGATCATGGCCGCCACCGGCAGGCGGGCCGGCGTGTTCCTGCGGGACGACGTGGCGACGCTCGCCCGGGCCTACGCGCGCGAGTGCCTCGATGTCGCTCGCGCCGAGGGCGCCGTGCTCGACGATGACGTGGCCGACCGGATCGTGGACGACTTCGCCGCGGCCCCCGCCGACCAGGGCACCTCGATCCTCGCCGACCGGGAGGCGGGCCGGCCGCTCGAGTGGGAGGCGCGCAACGGCGTGATCCTGCGCCGGGCCAGGGCGCACGGCCTGCCCACGCCGATCGGCGACGTCCTCGTGCCGCTGCTGGCGGCGGCGGGCGACGGACCCGGCTGA
- a CDS encoding DapH/DapD/GlmU-related protein yields the protein MTAKLTEEPLIGPDVVMSGSELGRWTQIGASTRLLDTVIGDYSYCDRLCDFAHTDVGRFSNIASAVRVGATDHPLDRATLHHFMYRSTMYWDDVEDDAEFFEHRRSRRTSIGHDTWIGHGAMIKPGVRVGDGAVVASGAVVTRDVPDYAIVAGVPATVIRFRQPPEIAARLRLLAWWDWDHATLRARLDDFRALPTEAFLERYEG from the coding sequence ATGACCGCGAAGCTCACCGAGGAGCCCCTGATCGGCCCCGACGTCGTGATGTCCGGCAGCGAGCTCGGCCGCTGGACCCAGATCGGCGCGAGCACGCGCCTGCTCGACACCGTGATCGGCGACTACAGCTACTGCGACCGCCTCTGCGACTTCGCGCACACCGACGTGGGCCGCTTCTCGAACATCGCGAGCGCCGTGCGCGTCGGCGCCACCGACCACCCGCTCGACCGCGCGACGCTGCACCACTTCATGTACCGCAGCACCATGTACTGGGACGACGTCGAGGACGACGCGGAGTTCTTCGAGCACCGCCGCTCGCGCCGCACCTCCATCGGGCACGACACCTGGATCGGGCACGGCGCCATGATCAAGCCGGGCGTGCGCGTCGGGGACGGCGCCGTCGTCGCGTCGGGCGCCGTCGTCACGCGCGACGTGCCGGACTACGCGATCGTCGCGGGCGTCCCCGCCACCGTGATCCGCTTCCGCCAGCCGCCGGAGATCGCCGCGCGCCTGCGCCTGCTCGCCTGGTGGGACTGGGACCACGCGACCCTCCGCGCGCGCCTGGACGACTTCCGCGCGCTGCCGACGGAGGCGTTCCTGGAGCGGTACGAGGGCTGA
- the phnN gene encoding phosphonate metabolism protein/1,5-bisphosphokinase (PRPP-forming) PhnN produces MSDAVPAGSAPAAASPAAPAPAPAPLGPGPFVAVVGASGVGKDALLGAARARSGPDAHFPRRAITRPPGPGEDFDAVGDEEFAAAAARGDYAVTWRAHGLSYGIPATADDAVRAGAAVVANVSRSMLEVLQARYARLVVVRITVSEDVRAARLRERGREAADDIARRLARADPAPDRLADHEVRNHGTVAEGGVALLRAIRAARASALAGSAQAGSAPAASAPTASPLPHPIDPARRGRTENP; encoded by the coding sequence GTGAGCGACGCCGTCCCCGCGGGCTCCGCTCCAGCCGCTGCCTCTCCGGCCGCTCCCGCTCCCGCTCCCGCTCCCCTGGGCCCCGGCCCGTTCGTCGCCGTCGTCGGCGCGAGCGGGGTCGGCAAGGACGCGCTGCTCGGCGCCGCCCGTGCGCGCAGCGGACCGGACGCGCACTTCCCCCGCCGCGCCATCACCCGCCCGCCCGGGCCCGGCGAGGACTTCGACGCCGTCGGCGACGAGGAGTTCGCCGCGGCGGCCGCGCGAGGCGACTACGCCGTGACCTGGCGCGCGCACGGCCTCTCCTACGGGATCCCCGCCACGGCCGACGACGCCGTCCGCGCGGGCGCGGCCGTGGTCGCGAACGTCTCCCGCAGCATGCTCGAGGTGCTCCAGGCGCGCTATGCCCGGCTGGTCGTGGTGCGGATCACGGTGTCCGAGGACGTTCGCGCCGCCCGGCTCCGGGAGCGCGGACGAGAGGCCGCCGACGACATCGCCCGGCGGCTCGCCCGCGCGGATCCGGCGCCCGACAGGCTGGCCGACCACGAGGTGCGGAACCACGGCACGGTCGCCGAGGGCGGCGTGGCCCTGCTCCGCGCCATCCGGGCGGCCCGCGCGTCCGCCCTGGCCGGATCGGCACAGGCCGGATCCGCGCCGGCCGCCTCCGCACCGACCGCCTCGCCGCTCCCCCACCCCATCGACCCCGCGCGCCGCGGACGGACGGAGAACCCATGA
- a CDS encoding alpha-D-ribose 1-methylphosphonate 5-triphosphate diphosphatase translates to MSRETVLRNARIVLDDEVLHGSVLIRDGLVADISPGTVGEVGGIGDDLDGDLLIPGLVELHTDHLESHAQPRPGTRWDPIPAVLAHDAQLSGAGVTTVFDAIRIGTLEGRDDATTLSLSLAEAIEHAVAAGLLRAEHLIHLRCEVAAPDTAAEFREFDRIASVRLASLMDHTPGQRQYADVEAFSRYMVGRGRVSQAGIGALMEELQAVAAEHSTPNRIAIAELATARGVTLAAHDDATVAHVEESAALGVRISEFPTTEVAARAAREHGQLIVMGAPNIVRGGSQSGNVAAAELLALGLLDVLSSDYVPASPLQAIVQLDADGILPLTRGVRLVSGDPARAVGLDDRGAIRVGARADLVRVHRHVVPASERHPGGRTVPVVRGVHLRGARVS, encoded by the coding sequence ATGAGCCGCGAGACCGTCCTCCGCAACGCCCGCATCGTCCTCGACGACGAGGTGCTGCACGGATCCGTCCTGATCCGCGACGGCCTCGTCGCCGACATCTCCCCCGGCACCGTCGGCGAGGTCGGCGGCATCGGCGACGACCTCGACGGCGACCTGCTGATCCCCGGCCTCGTCGAGCTGCACACCGACCACCTCGAGTCGCACGCGCAGCCCCGCCCGGGCACGCGCTGGGACCCGATCCCCGCCGTCCTCGCGCACGACGCCCAGCTGAGCGGCGCCGGCGTCACCACGGTCTTCGACGCGATCCGCATCGGCACCCTCGAGGGCCGCGACGACGCCACCACGCTGTCCCTCTCGCTCGCGGAGGCCATCGAGCACGCCGTGGCCGCCGGGCTGCTGCGCGCGGAGCACCTCATCCACCTGCGCTGCGAGGTCGCGGCGCCGGACACGGCCGCCGAGTTCCGCGAGTTCGACCGCATCGCGTCGGTGCGCCTGGCCTCCCTCATGGACCACACGCCCGGGCAGCGCCAGTACGCGGACGTCGAGGCCTTCTCGCGCTACATGGTGGGCCGCGGACGCGTGTCCCAGGCCGGGATCGGCGCCCTCATGGAGGAGCTGCAGGCCGTCGCCGCGGAGCACTCGACGCCCAACCGCATCGCCATCGCCGAGCTCGCCACCGCGCGCGGCGTGACGCTCGCGGCCCACGACGACGCCACGGTCGCGCACGTCGAGGAGTCCGCGGCGCTCGGGGTGCGCATCTCCGAGTTCCCGACCACCGAGGTCGCCGCGCGCGCCGCCCGCGAGCACGGGCAGCTGATCGTCATGGGCGCGCCGAACATCGTGCGCGGCGGCAGCCAGTCCGGCAACGTCGCGGCCGCCGAGCTGCTCGCGCTCGGCCTGCTCGACGTGCTCTCCTCCGACTACGTCCCCGCGAGCCCGCTGCAGGCGATCGTGCAGCTCGACGCCGACGGGATCCTGCCCCTCACACGCGGCGTGCGGCTCGTCAGCGGCGACCCGGCCCGGGCGGTCGGGCTCGACGACCGTGGCGCGATCCGCGTGGGCGCGCGCGCCGACCTCGTGCGCGTGCACCGCCACGTCGTGCCCGCGAGCGAGCGGCACCCCGGCGGCCGCACCGTGCCCGTCGTCCGCGGCGTGCACCTCCGGGGAGCGCGGGTGTCGTGA
- a CDS encoding DUF1045 domain-containing protein: MTRVAVYAIPGIGSDDPVGMLLRERAESWLGRSVVGGSAAPEPRAPAGWTRAEVDAITIDARRYGFHGTLKAPFRLADGRDVDELEAAVAELAGSRDPVVLPGLRVASLGGFLALVPTGPVPALDALAADVVMRLDGFRAPPTDAETARRDPASLSPRQRELLETWGYPHVLDRFRFHLTLTDRIPTADRPRAEAALAAWFADGTDRPVAVDALALLIEDAPGAPFRLRSVHPLHPDTPPHPRATLDDTSHDPRTPPHPRATPAPEPEGPR; the protein is encoded by the coding sequence ATGACCCGCGTCGCGGTCTACGCCATCCCCGGGATCGGCTCGGACGACCCCGTCGGGATGCTGCTGCGGGAGCGCGCCGAGTCGTGGCTCGGGCGGTCCGTGGTCGGCGGATCCGCGGCACCCGAGCCAAGAGCGCCCGCCGGCTGGACGCGCGCCGAGGTCGACGCGATCACGATCGACGCCCGGCGCTACGGCTTCCACGGGACGCTCAAGGCGCCCTTCCGCCTCGCCGACGGGCGCGACGTCGACGAGCTCGAGGCCGCGGTCGCCGAGCTCGCGGGCTCCCGCGACCCCGTCGTGCTGCCCGGCCTCCGGGTCGCCTCGCTCGGCGGCTTCCTCGCGCTCGTGCCGACGGGGCCGGTCCCCGCGCTGGACGCGCTCGCCGCCGACGTCGTCATGCGGCTCGACGGGTTCCGCGCGCCCCCGACCGACGCGGAGACCGCCCGCCGGGATCCCGCCTCCCTCAGCCCGCGGCAGCGCGAGCTCCTCGAGACCTGGGGCTACCCGCACGTGCTCGACCGGTTCCGCTTCCACCTGACCCTCACCGACCGGATCCCGACCGCCGACCGCCCCCGCGCCGAGGCCGCACTGGCCGCCTGGTTCGCCGACGGGACGGACCGGCCGGTCGCCGTCGACGCCCTCGCCCTCCTGATCGAGGACGCCCCCGGCGCCCCGTTCCGCCTGCGCTCCGTCCACCCGCTCCACCCCGACACCCCGCCCCACCCCCGCGCCACGCTCGATGACACCTCGCACGACCCCCGCACCCCGCCCCACCCCCGCGCCACCCCGGCGCCCGAACCCGAAGGACCCCGATGA